The genomic DNA atttttttttttttttttcttaatattttcagGGGAATGGCTGTTCCTGACTCAACACAACCACATGGTTTGAAATTACTTGTCGAAGATTACCCATACGCCAACGATGGTCTCTTATTATGGTCCGCAATCCAAACCTGGGTCCGAACCTACGTGGAACGTTATTACGCAAACTCGAACTTAATCCAAACCGATACAGAGCTCCAAGCCTGGTACTCAGAATCGATCAATGTTGGTCACGCCGACCACCGCGACGCTGATTGGTGGCCGGAGCTTTCTACCGCCGAAGACCTCGTctccatcatcaccaccatcgtCTGGCTGGCATCCGCACAGCACGCCGCACTCAACTTCGGACAATATCCTTACGGTGGCTACGTCCCGAACCGGCCACCTTTGATGCGGCGGTTGATTCCCGACGAGTCAGACCCCGAGTTCGCGAGTTTTATGGAAGATcctcaaaagttttttttctcgTCGATGCCGAGTTTGTTGCAAACGACGAAGTTTATGGCGGTGGTTGATACACTGTCGACGCATTCGCCTGATGAGGAGTATATCGGAGAGAGACAACAGCCGTCGATATGGACCGGAGATGCTGAGATCGTAGATGCGTTTTATGGATTCTCGGCGGAGATAGGACGGATAGAGAAGGAGATAGAGAAGAGGAATAGTGATCCTAGCCGTAGGAACCGGTGTGGAGCCGGGGTTTTGCCGTATGAGTTGATGGCTCCGAGTTCTGAACCGGGTGTTACGTGTAGAGGCGTGCCTAATAGTGTNNNNNNNNNNNNNNNNNNNNNNNNNNNNNNNNNNNNNNNNNNNNNNNNNNNNNNNNNNNNNNNNNNNNNNNNNNNNNNNNNNNNNNNNNNNNNNNNNNNNNNNNNNNNNNNNNNNNNNNNNNNNNNNNNNNNNNNNNNNNNNNNNNNNNNNNNNNNNNNNNNNNNNNNNNNNNNNNNNNNNNNNNNNNNNNNNNNNNNNNNNNNNNNNNNNNNNNNNNNNNNNNNNNNNNNNNNNNNNNNNNNNNNNNNNNNNNNNNNNNNNNNNNNNNNNNNNNNNNNNNNNNNNNNNNNNNNNNNNNNNNNNNNNNNNNNNNNNNNNNNNNNNNNNNNNNNNNNNNNNNNNNNNNNNNNNNNNNNNNNNNNNNNNNNNNNNNNNNNNNNNNNNNNNNNNNNNNNNNNNNNNNNNNNNNNNNNNNNNNNNNNNNNNNNNNNNNNNNNNNNNNNNNGACGCTGATTGGTGGCCGGAGCTTTCCACCGTCGAAGACCTCGTctccatcatcaccaccatcgtCTGGCTCGCGTCAGCACAACACGCTGCTCTCAACTTCGGGCAATATCCTTACGGCGGTTACGTCCCGAACCGGCCACCGTTGATGCGGCGGTTGATTCCCGACGAGTCAGACCCCGAGTTCGCGAGTTTTATGGAAGATCCTCAAAGGTATTTTTTCTCGTCGATGCCGAGTTTGTTGCAAACGACGAAGTTTATGGCGGTGGTTGATACATTGTCGACGCATTCGCCGGATGAGGAGTATATCGGAGAGAGACAACAGCCGTCGATATGGACCGGAGATGCTGAGATCGTAGATGCGTTTTATGGATTCTCGGCGGAGATAGGACGGATAGAGAAGGAGATAGAGAAGAGGAATAGTGATCCTAGCCGTAGGAACCGGTGTGGAGCCGGGGTTTTGCCGTATGAGTTGATGGCTCCGAGTTCTGAACCGGGTGTTACGTGTAGAGGCGTGCCTAATAGTGTATCGATTTAGAAGTACTTATTTTTTAAGTGTAGCTTATTTTTTTGAAGCAAATAATTTGTAGGGTTTATTTGCTGatattgtaaatatatttcCAAGGATTTAATGAGAACATTAGTATATTGAACATTAAATTGTGTGTAGACGAACGACatcaatatatgttttattctagttttttttgggtaagaTTATTCTAGTTAGTAGTATTATTAGCCTCTGCTTTTGAGTTCTGACATATTCTTGgtttcctgaaaaaaaaaaaaaacaagaagtcCCAACACTTCGGATATGTTGGTAAATATATTCGAATCTAGCCACAGAGATTTTGTGACTAAAAAATTGTGACTAAAGTTAAGCTATTGCGACTTCGCCGAGGCAAAAATtgcccacaaaaaaaaaaccatgtattatgtttttaactatTTCATGACTGACTTTAGTCATGACCTTTTCTAGCCTCTGTGCATAATTTTTaactagtatatattatatatataaatatatatatctttctattagtatgttttgtagtttttgtttttttttgttatgatttttggattttggatcatggtttttgaattttgctttcttcaattgtaatttgtttagtctttttgttttatctttattttttattttaaatttggaaagcctaaaaccaaaaaccaatcaaaattttagtttcttgACATCCTTAAACATGTGCGTTTACAAtatttgaatttctaaaatttgCTAAAGCAatttgtgagatttttttttatgaactaCTTGATTTCTATCACATGTCGTATGCACAACTAATGCCCAAAATTGGAATCCTCCATATCAATCTTCTTCAGctctatattaaattttatttcagttGAAATCACATCTCTTAAAACACACAACCCAAACAATTCAATACAAAACTATGTCTACATGgctaaatttgtttgttttaataaatagatAAGTTAGTCTCACATAGTTTATTAACCCTAAACAAGGACAAATAATACCAATcatcaaaaattatatacaaaatctgATTCCAAGTTAAAAACAGATGAGACTAATCATAAAGTTTTATTCATTACTTTTTCaactgattttattttttgagtagTGTAGTTGTAATTCAGTTTTTTCAGGAGTTAATTGAAGAGATAGAGTCTCACAAGGAGGCAATTATGATATCTATTATTGGTTTTCTAATATCACCGTGCTTTCTTTATTTCGTACTTCCGGtaatcaataattttattttatttatggttaattttattttcattttttaaaactttcatcATTAATTAGGAAAAGAAATAGAAGGTAAAATGTTAGAAACTTCTTTTTTGAATAGGACTCACACAGAAGTTGTATACAATTTAGTATAATAAATCTATAGAAATACTATAGATATGATAATACTATAGATCTAAATACCACTTACATAACTAATTCGAACtgaataaccaaaattttttattcttttagctatatatatttctttaaattcgAATATCTGTAATATCAattgaaatataatattatcgaaccaaatcaaaaccaaactaaattgGTTCAGCTCCTATGATAAAATCTGAAAGCCGAACCAAAAGCAAACCATATATCGGTTTACGGTCTCTGAACTGAAACGTAGAAAGAAACGGAACCTCTGCCTCACTTGGAGGCTCTCACGTTTATTGTTGAACCATATCAATGGCgagcatcatcatcagaagaccGTTAAACTTGACGGCGGCCGTCCGGTTTAGACTTGCTCCGTTATTTCCGTTCTCCGGCAGCTCCGGTTCTGTTAACTCGGATGCGACTCGTTGCTCTGAGTTAGTAATACCACCGGTGCCGAGTTTAGTGGAGGGATGCGATTACAAGCACTGGCTTGTGCTAATGAAGCCTCCCAATGGATACCCACCTCGTGATCACATCGTCCAAGGCTTTGTCAAAACCCTAGCCATGGCTCTTGGGAGGTAACTTATCAAAAGACCCTAGCTTTAGCGATATATTGCAatcaaaaaccataaaaatcgaatctttgttttttttggggtataTATGTTGATTTTGAGGTtgctttgtttgtgtgtgtgtgtgtagcgAAGAAGAAGCGAAGAAATCGATATACTCTGTATCCACAAAGTACTATTATGCATTTGGCTGCAGGGTTCATGAACCTTTGACTTACAAGATTAGATGTATTATTACAACATTGATAGATACTtcaaatctcttcttctttcttttggattttttggttcattttttAATTCCTAGTTTTGCTGTAACTTATGCTTGTATTTGATTGCAGCTCTGCCTGATGTTAGATGGGTTCTACCAGATTCATTTATAGTTGATGGTGACAATCGATATGGAGGTCTGATTTTGCTgcttaaatttttgtttcttttcgtTGGCTCTGTTTGTTGTTGCTTCAAAAGGCTGGATTTTTCATACGAAAACAATCGAATTTTGGACCCATATATCCTCAAGATTTTAAGATTCTGTGATCATTCTTCATATTGCTGTGTTTCTTTTGTGGACAAAAACATGTTTAGCCTTTAAATTGAGTACCTGCAGCACTATATCTTTTTCCCTTAAACATGTATTGTTTACTGCAGGAGAGCCGTTTGTCGATGGAGAGGTTGTTCCTTACGATGAGAAGTATCATGCGGACTGGCTACGAGATCAAACTGATGAGGATGCTAAGAACCGAGTAGTCAAAAAGAAGCCTaggaggaaaagaaagaaatagttGATCTAGTTGGATATAATTTAGTATTTGGAAGTCTTTTTGCTTCAGTGTGGCACTCAAGCTAGAAGATTTTCTGGAATGTCTTCTAGTGTTACTAATTTGAGCTCGTTGTAAAGAATCCTAGGTGTAATGTTAGAGAAAAAATTCATTCAATATATCAATGATCAATAAATTTGAGGCATTGAGTAGATTCCACATAATTGTCTAGCTACTGAATTTGGAAGCTAACAGGAATGTGTCTTCTAGTTTATTGCTTATATTTCCGTGGATTCTAGAACTTGACGTTAAGTGATGATTGTAAGCCAGTGCCAGTAGTAGATCTGTAATGTTTTACTGATCTCATGAAAATTCGATAATATAGTTTCTCTGTATTGTAACATCACTTTCACGATTCATCACAGTTCTCTGTATTGCTTCAGTTGTCATTAGTGACATAACCTGTTAGGTATTGAAGTCTCCATAGAAATAGACTGATCCACCAAATGTCTGCTTCTTATTGTTCGTTTGCCAATCAGGACCATATAGAAATTAGAGGAGACGAAAGCAACCACAGAAGAGTTTTTCTACACGTCTTTTTGAGTGGGGTTTGGTAAGATTGAGAAGTCTTTCTTCATGACCAAGGTATGTGATCTGATTCTTGGCTTCATATGAAACTATTTTTGTCTGAATTATGAGCATGCTTGCGTATGTACCCAGATTCTAAAACATTGACTAGGAACAACGAGCTTACCACTGAAATTCTTAGTTGGTGAACTACAGTCAATTTAGGATTTGATGTTGAGTCTTTGTGGTGAAAAAGATTCCAAGTAATACTGTCCCTTTTGAACACGCATACAATTCAGACTTATACATCTGAggttacaaaattgaaaaatgacTGCTAAATATCTATGTAGCTCACTTTTTAAGCTACGTTTCTATCACAACATCTGCAGAGTTTCATGAAACCCTATggttattttcatttatctaaCACAACCTTTTTGGTATTTTCCATGTATATACTAACGTATCCTAGTATCTATACctgtataaaaattaaataattttgcttTCTGTGCGTACTTTAGTTGGCTGGGGTATATAAACTGCTTCCTAGACTCTTATACAAAGCAGTGTCTGAATACACTGCGCGAGACTTCATTGCCTTGTGTTTACGTCTTTTCCTTTGACCAGCTTGACGTCGTGGGCAGACTTTTGCCTCCTTCTCCGTTTCCTCTTTTACGACTTTGACATCATCTTTACATTTGATGTCATGAACTTCAATTGAACCTGCCACCGGAACTATGTACACAAACGGTCCGTTTTGGATGTCTTTGAGGTCTAGAATAGGCTGTAGGGTCTTGACTACAGTGGTCATAGTGGGTCGTGACTTAGGATTGTGGCTCAGGCATTGGTAAGTTAAAACAGCTACCTTCCTGATGCCTTCAACCGAGTACTTCCCTTCAAGACTCGGGTCTATGATCCGTTCAAGCTTGTTTGGATCCTTTAACATGGGCCTTCCCCATTCCACCAGGTTCCTTCCTTTCTTTGCCCGGTACTTCTCAACCGCGTTTCTAGCTGTTAGCATCTCCAAAAGCACCACCCCGAAACTGAACACGTCGCTCATTGTCGTCAGATGACCTGAAATGCACCATGAAACATGTAAGCTAAGAATGCAACGGCTATGTGGTTTATAGCAAGTAGCCTTATCTTTATGTTCTTTCTTTAACCTGCTGAGATGTATTCTGGAGCTGCATAGCCTTCTGTGCCCATTACACTTTTGGTAAAGTTtgagtcttcttcctctgatccATCTGTGGCTAATCCGAAATCTGAAAGCTTAGAGCTGAAGTCCTGTAAGTTTCAGATATGAGACTTCAAGTTATTTGACATAACAATAGATATTTAGTAATGCAAATATAAGACGAGAAGCATTCGAATTACCGAGCTCAAGAGGATGTTGGAAGGCTTAAAATCTCTGTATATGACAGGTTTCTCTTGTTTGTGAAGGAACTCAAGGCCTTTCGCAGCACCAAGTAGAATATTCACTCTTGTTAACCAAGGCAAGGCTCCACCATACTCTGCATTGCGCCAAATAGTACTCATATCGTTAGTAATCTGCATCTTATTTTGAATTCTAGTATGATTTTGGTCTTTTAACCGACTCACTTTGAAATAAATGTTCTTCCAGATTGCCTCGTTCCATGTATTCGTAGACTAGAAGCCTGTGATCATCCTCACAGCAGTATCCTATCAAATTCACCAGATGGGGATGCTTCAACTGACCAAGGATTACAACTTCAGCCTGCAGAATCTCAAAGAAACGTTTTTTCGTTAGTTTCTATGATACCATGCTCATATTACCTTGTACTATAATACTTGAAATGTATGATCCAAAAATATGCAGATGTAGATAAATCATTACCAGCCATTCTCTATGGCCTTGTCCACCTTCTCTTATCAAGGCCTTAACAGCAACAGGCTGAGTTTTTAAACCAGTCTTGAAGCTATCATCAACAAAGCCTTTGTAGACTTCCCCGAATCCTCCTTCACCAAGGTAATTATACTTTGAGAAGCCTTGTGTGATCGTTTTGAGCTCTTCGTAGGCGAAGATGTGAATGCTTACGAGGAAAGAGCTGGAGAGGTCGTTGAGTGAGATGGTTGAATTGCTGAAATCAGACATGTAGACTTTGCTTGGAACAGAGTTCTGTCTGGAGAGCAGAAGAAGTCTTTCCTTTGATGGGTTTGTTGTAGTCTTCTGGTTTGTGTTATTATTGATGCAGCTTATGGGAAGACATATATTTTTCCAAGAAAATCTCATTGGTTTCATTTGAAACTGNNNNNNNNNNNNNNNNNNNNNNNNNNNNNNNNNNNNNNNNNNNNNNNNNNNNNNNNNNNNNNNNNNNNNNNNNNNNNNNNNNNNNNNNNNNNNNNNNNNNNNNNNNNNNNNNNNNNNNNNNNNNNNNNNNNNNNNNNNNNNNNNNNNNNNNNNNNNNNNNNNNNNNNNNNNNNNNNNNNNNNNNNNNNNNNNNNNNNNNNNNNNNNNNNNNNNNNNNNNNNNNNNNNNNNNNNNNNNNNNNNNNNNNNNNNNNNNNNNNNNNNNNNNNNNNNNNNNNNNNNNNNNNNNNNNNNNNNNNNNNNNNNNNNNNNNNNNNNNNNNNNNNNNNNNNNNNNNNNNNNNNNNNNNNNNNNNNNNNNNNNNNNNNNNNNNNNNNNNNNNNNNNNNNNNNNNNNNNNNNNNNNNNNNNNNNNNNNNNNNNNNNNNNNNNNNNNNNNNNNNNNNNNNNNNNNNNNNNNNNNNNNNNNNNNNNNNNNNNNNNNNNNNNNNNNNNNNNNNNNNNNNNNNNNNNNNNNNNNNNNNNNNNNNNNNNNNNNNNNNNNNNNNNNNNNNNNNNNNNNNNNNNNNNNNNNNNNNNNNNNNNNNNNNNNNNNNNNNNNNNNNNNNNNNNNNNNNNNNNNNNNNNNNNNNNNNNNNNNNNNNNNNNNNNNNNNNNNNNNNNNNNNNNNNNNNNNNNNNNNNNNNNNNNNNNNNNNNNNNNNNNNNNNNNNNNNNNNNNNNNNNNNNNNNNNNNNNNNNNNNNNNNNNNNNNNNNNNNNNNNNNNNNNNNNNNNNNNNNNNNNNNNNNNNNNNNNNNNNNNNNNNNNNNNNNNNNNNNNNNNNNNNNNNNNNNNNNNNNNNNNNNNNNNNNNNNNNNNNNNNNNNNNNNNNNNNNNNNNNNNNNNNNNNNNNNNNNNNNNNNNNNNNNNNNNNNNNNNNNNNNNNNNNNNNNNNNNNNNNNNNNNNNNNNNNNNNNNNNNNNNNNNNNNNNNNNNNNNNNNNNNNNNNNNNNNNNNNNNNNNNNNNNNNNNNNNNNNNNNNNNNNNNNNNNNNNNNNNNNNNNNNNNNNNNNNNNNNNNNNNNNNNNNNNNNNNNNNNNNNNNNNNNNNNNNNNNNNNNNNNNNNNNNNNNNNNNNNNNNNNNNNNNNNNNNNNNNNNNNNNNNNNNNNNNNNNNNNNNNNNNNNNNNNNNNNNNNNNNNNNNNNNNNNNNNNNNNNNNNNNNNNNNNNNNNNNNNNNNNNNNNNNNNNNNNNNNNNNNNNNNNNNNNNNNNNNNNNNNNNNNNNNNNNNNNNNNNNNNNNNNNNNNNNNNNNNNNNNNNNNNNNNNNNNNNNNNNNNNNNNNNNNNNNNNNNNNNNNNNNNNNNNNNNNNNNNNNNNNNNNNNNNNNNNNNNNNNNNNNNNNNNNNNNNNNNNNNNNNNNNNNNNNNNNNNNNNNNNNNNNNNNNNNNNNNNNNNNNNNNNNNNNNNNNNNNNNNNNNNNNNNNNNNNNNNNNNNNNNNNNNNNNNNNNNNNNNNNNNNNNNNNNNNNNNNNNNNNNNNNNNNNNNNNNNNNNNNNNNNNNNNNNNNNNNNNNNNNNNNNNNNNNNNNNNNNNNNNNNNNNNNNNNNNNNNNNNNNNNNNNNNNNNNNNNNNNNNNNNNNNNNNNNNNNNNNNNNNNNNNNNNNNNNNNNNNNNNNNNNNNNNNNNNNNNNNNNNNNNNNNNNNNNNNNNNNNNNNNNNNNNNNNNNNNNNNNNNNNNNNNNNNNNNNNNNNNNNNNNNNNNNNNNNNNNNNNNNNNNNNNNNNNNNNNNNNNNNNNNNNNNNNNNNNNNNNNNNNNNNNNNNNNNNNNNNNNNNNNNNNNNNNNNNNNNNNNNNNNNNNNNNNNNNNNNNNNNNNNNNNNNNNNNNNNNNNNNNNNNNNNNNNNNNNNNNNNNNNNNNNNNNNNNNNNNNNNNNNNNNNNNNNNNNNNNNNNNNNNNNNNNNNNNNNNNNNNNNNNNNNNNNNNNNNNNNNNNNNNNNNNNNNNNNNNNNNNNNNNNNNNNNNNNNNNNNNNNNNNNNNNNNNNNNNNNNNNNNNNNNNNNNNNNNNNNNNNNNNNNNNNNNNNNNNNNNNNNNNNNNNNNNNNNNNNNNNNNNNNNNNNNNNNNNNNNNNNNNNNNNNNNNNNNNNNNNNNNNNNNNNNNNNNNNNNNNNNNNNNNNNNNNNNNNNNNNNNNNNNNNNNNNNNNNNNNNNNNNNNNNNNNNNNNNNNNNNNNNNNNNNNNNNNNNNNNNNNNNNNNNNNNNNNNNNNNNNNNNNNNNNNNNNNNNNNNNNNNNNNNNNNNNNNNNNNNNNNNNNNNNNNNNNNNNNNNNNNNNNNNNNNNNNNNNNNNNNNNNNNNNNNNNNNNNNNNNNNNNNNNNNNNNNNNNNNNNNNNNNNNNNNNNNNNNNNNNNNNNNNNNNNNNNNNNNNNNNNNNNNNNNNNNNNNNNNNNNNNNNNNNNNNNNNNNNNNNNNNNNNNNNNNNNNNNNNNNNNNNNNNNNNNNNNNNNNNNNNNNNNNNNNNNNNNNNNNNNNNNNNNNNNNNNNNNNNNNNNNNNNNNNNNNNNNNNNNNNNNNNNNNNNNNNNNNNNNNNNNNNNNNNNNNNNNNNNNNNNNNNNNNNNNNNNNNNNNNNNNNNNNNNNNNNNNNNNNNNNNNNNNNNNNNNNNNNNNNNNNNNNNNNNNNNNNNNNNNNNNNNNNNNNNNNNNNNNNNNNNNNNNNNNNNNNNNNNNNNNNNNNNNNNNNNNNNNNNNNNNNNNNNNNNNNNNNNNNNNNNNNNNNNNNNNNNNNNNNNNNNNNNNNNNNNNNNNNNNNNNNNNNNNNNNNNNNNNNNNNNNNNNNNNNNNNNNNNNNNNNNNNNNNNNNNNNNNNNNNNNNNNNNNNNNNNNNNNNNNNNNNNNNNNNNNNNNNNNNNNNNNNNNNNNNNNNNNNNNNNNNNNNNNNNNNNNNNNNNNNNNNNNNNNNNNNNNNNNNNNNNNNNNNNNNNNNNNNNNNNNNNNNNNNNNNNNNNNNNNNNNNNNNNNNNNNNNNNNNNNNNNNNNN from Camelina sativa cultivar DH55 chromosome 7, Cs, whole genome shotgun sequence includes the following:
- the LOC104701937 gene encoding multiple organellar RNA editing factor 7, mitochondrial-like, with protein sequence MASIIIRRPLNLTAAVRFRLAPLFPFSGSSGSVNSDATRCSELVIPPVPSLVEGCDYKHWLVLMKPPNGYPPRDHIVQGFVKTLAMALGSEEEAKKSIYSVSTKYYYAFGCRVHEPLTYKIRSLPDVRWVLPDSFIVDGDNRYGGEPFVDGEVVPYDEKYHADWLRDQTDEDAKNRVVKKKPRRKRKK
- the LOC104701938 gene encoding putative receptor-like protein kinase At1g72540 isoform X1; the protein is MKPMRFSWKNICLPISCINNNTNQKTTTNPSKERLLLLSRQNSVPSKVYMSDFSNSTISLNDLSSSFLVSIHIFAYEELKTITQGFSKYNYLGEGGFGEVYKGFVDDSFKTGLKTQPVAVKALIREGGQGHREWLAEVVILGQLKHPHLVNLIGYCCEDDHRLLVYEYMERGNLEEHLFQKYGGALPWLTRVNILLGAAKGLEFLHKQEKPVIYRDFKPSNILLSSDFSSKLSDFGLATDGSEEEDSNFTKSVMGTEGYAAPEYISAGHLTTMSDVFSFGVVLLEMLTARNAVEKYRAKKGRNLVEWGRPMLKDPNKLERIIDPSLEGKYSVEGIRKVAVLTYQCLSHNPKSRPTMTTVVKTLQPILDLKDIQNGPFVYIVPVAGSIEVHDIKCKDDVKVVKEETEKEAKVCPRRQAGQRKRRKHKAMKSRAVYSDTALYKSLGSSLYTPAN
- the LOC104701938 gene encoding putative receptor-like protein kinase At1g72540 isoform X2 produces the protein MRFSWKNICLPISCINNNTNQKTTTNPSKERLLLLSRQNSVPSKVYMSDFSNSTISLNDLSSSFLVSIHIFAYEELKTITQGFSKYNYLGEGGFGEVYKGFVDDSFKTGLKTQPVAVKALIREGGQGHREWLAEVVILGQLKHPHLVNLIGYCCEDDHRLLVYEYMERGNLEEHLFQKYGGALPWLTRVNILLGAAKGLEFLHKQEKPVIYRDFKPSNILLSSDFSSKLSDFGLATDGSEEEDSNFTKSVMGTEGYAAPEYISAGHLTTMSDVFSFGVVLLEMLTARNAVEKYRAKKGRNLVEWGRPMLKDPNKLERIIDPSLEGKYSVEGIRKVAVLTYQCLSHNPKSRPTMTTVVKTLQPILDLKDIQNGPFVYIVPVAGSIEVHDIKCKDDVKVVKEETEKEAKVCPRRQAGQRKRRKHKAMKSRAVYSDTALYKSLGSSLYTPAN